A portion of the Granulosicoccus antarcticus IMCC3135 genome contains these proteins:
- a CDS encoding ATP-binding cassette domain-containing protein, translated as MLQLDHTGIAFAEREWEFDLTLATHGVHALLGRSGSGKSTLLNLIAGFMRPDSGDIRWQGQSLLPMQPSLRPVTSLFQQQNLFSHLTVRQNTGLGIDPGLKLSAAQIQSIQSVLIDVGLEGMEHKLPGMLSGGEQQRVALARCLLRRRPLLLLDEPFSALDATTRQEMITLTRTVIAQYKPCVIMVTHDEEDAVAMQASILRIQDGRINHEAG; from the coding sequence ATGCTGCAGCTTGACCACACAGGCATCGCCTTTGCAGAGCGCGAATGGGAATTCGATCTGACGCTTGCAACGCACGGGGTGCACGCCTTGCTCGGCCGCAGTGGCTCAGGCAAGAGCACCTTGCTGAATCTGATTGCAGGATTCATGCGACCCGATTCAGGTGACATTCGCTGGCAAGGCCAGTCGCTGTTGCCGATGCAGCCCTCTCTCAGGCCAGTAACATCGCTATTTCAACAACAGAACCTGTTCTCCCACCTCACCGTCCGTCAGAATACAGGACTGGGCATAGACCCGGGACTCAAACTCTCCGCAGCCCAGATTCAGTCAATTCAGTCCGTACTTATTGACGTCGGGCTTGAGGGCATGGAACACAAGCTGCCCGGCATGCTCTCCGGCGGCGAGCAACAACGGGTTGCATTGGCCCGATGCCTGCTCAGACGCCGCCCCCTGTTGCTACTGGATGAGCCATTCAGCGCACTCGATGCCACAACGCGTCAGGAAATGATTACGCTGACGCGAACTGTCATTGCTCAATACAAGCCGTGCGTCATCATGGTCACTCACGATGAAGAAGATGCCGTCGCCATGCAGGCCAGCATTCTGCGCATACAGGATGGACGGATCAACCATGAGGCTGGCTGA
- a CDS encoding VOC family protein, with the protein MTALRPFHLAFPVHDLEAARTFYGQVLACPQGREDSHWIDYDFFGHQIVAHLDESQAASAAINNAVDGDAVPVPHFGVVLTVEQFADLRTRLEANADTRWVIKPRVRFAGEVGEQHTMFLLDPSGNALEFKAFADDSQLFAH; encoded by the coding sequence ATGACTGCACTCAGACCCTTTCACTTAGCGTTCCCCGTTCATGATCTTGAAGCTGCGCGTACCTTTTATGGGCAGGTGCTGGCCTGTCCGCAGGGGCGTGAAGATTCGCACTGGATTGACTACGACTTCTTCGGTCACCAGATCGTGGCACACCTGGATGAATCTCAGGCTGCCAGTGCTGCCATCAACAATGCCGTCGATGGTGATGCGGTGCCAGTGCCGCACTTTGGTGTGGTGTTGACCGTTGAGCAATTTGCCGATTTACGTACGCGCCTGGAAGCTAATGCCGATACACGGTGGGTGATCAAGCCTCGTGTACGTTTTGCTGGTGAAGTGGGTGAGCAGCACACCATGTTTCTACTTGACCCGTCTGGGAACGCGCTTGAGTTCAAGGCATTCGCAGATGATTCGCAGCTCTTCGCGCACTGA
- the ltaE gene encoding low-specificity L-threonine aldolase, with translation MSTIIDMRSDTVTRPSDKMRAAMAGAEVGDDVYGDDPTVNELQEFAADLLGHEACLFMPTGTQSNLVALLTHCQRGDEYIVGADAHTYKYEGGGAAALGGIQPQTVPFGVDGNIDLADVKSVLKEDDVHFARSRLLCLENSQHGRVQPVSSMLSARTFTQQHGLQLHLDGARMANAAVKLGVSLKDIAQHFDSVSLCLSKGLGAPVGSLLFGDKAFIAQALRWRKMTGGGMRQAGILAAAGKIALTDGVARLHEDHQNADYLATQLASVKGLVVRSGWTQTNMVWLDFEQDCGAALSAKAKECNILLSAYGNTCRLVTHCDVGRGELERVISVISDFFEDDSQV, from the coding sequence ATGAGTACGATAATCGATATGCGCAGTGATACGGTGACCCGCCCCAGCGATAAGATGCGGGCGGCCATGGCGGGCGCTGAAGTGGGCGATGACGTCTACGGAGATGATCCAACGGTTAACGAGTTACAGGAGTTTGCAGCGGATCTGCTTGGGCACGAAGCCTGTCTGTTCATGCCTACCGGGACGCAGTCGAATCTGGTGGCTCTGCTGACGCATTGTCAGCGTGGGGACGAATATATCGTGGGTGCTGATGCCCATACCTACAAGTATGAGGGTGGAGGCGCTGCGGCGCTGGGTGGTATTCAGCCGCAGACGGTGCCGTTTGGTGTCGATGGCAATATTGATCTGGCTGACGTGAAGTCGGTATTGAAAGAGGATGATGTGCACTTTGCCAGAAGTCGCCTGTTGTGCCTTGAGAATTCGCAACATGGCCGAGTACAGCCAGTTTCAAGCATGCTGTCGGCTAGAACCTTTACACAGCAACACGGCTTGCAACTGCATCTGGATGGTGCTCGTATGGCGAATGCGGCGGTTAAGCTGGGTGTGTCATTGAAGGACATTGCACAGCATTTTGACAGCGTGTCTCTGTGCCTGTCGAAGGGGCTAGGGGCGCCAGTCGGTTCTTTGCTGTTCGGCGACAAGGCTTTTATCGCCCAGGCCTTGCGTTGGCGCAAGATGACAGGCGGCGGCATGCGGCAAGCCGGAATACTGGCGGCGGCGGGTAAAATCGCACTGACGGATGGTGTTGCAAGATTGCACGAGGATCATCAGAATGCCGATTATCTGGCGACACAGCTTGCTTCTGTGAAAGGGCTTGTTGTCCGTTCTGGCTGGACCCAGACGAACATGGTCTGGCTGGACTTCGAACAGGACTGCGGTGCCGCATTGTCAGCCAAAGCGAAAGAGTGCAATATATTGTTGTCGGCTTACGGAAACACATGCAGGCTGGTTACCCATTGTGATGTTGGCAGGGGAGAACTGGAGCGTGTGATCAGTGTCATAAGCGACTTCTTCGAGGATGATTCACAGGTCTGA
- a CDS encoding thiamine diphosphokinase, producing the protein MTTTGGRAWVFAGGEFSTDHVPFDEVRAGDQFICVDRGIEHCLAAGLMPTLLIGDFDSASEEVLAQESLSAVPRSVYPAKKAASDLELALQVLADDPPESVVILGVSGGRTDHMLFNWMLPALRAWPFTLMLIDGTTQCHVLQGSASCVISVRPGQTISLLAPTGSTGVTTSGLQYPLQDATLEVGSTLGLSNVTEDKQVCVRQGSGTLLVLVNKIA; encoded by the coding sequence ATGACGACGACGGGGGGTAGGGCCTGGGTATTTGCCGGTGGCGAATTCTCTACAGACCATGTGCCGTTTGATGAGGTGAGGGCAGGAGATCAGTTTATCTGCGTTGATCGCGGCATTGAACATTGCCTGGCCGCCGGACTGATGCCGACGCTACTGATTGGTGATTTCGACAGTGCCAGCGAGGAGGTATTGGCGCAAGAGTCATTATCGGCAGTGCCTCGGTCTGTTTATCCGGCCAAAAAGGCTGCTAGCGATCTGGAGCTTGCCCTGCAGGTTCTGGCAGATGACCCGCCAGAGAGTGTCGTCATTCTGGGTGTGTCCGGTGGGCGCACAGATCACATGCTGTTCAACTGGATGCTGCCGGCACTGCGAGCGTGGCCATTCACTTTGATGCTCATTGATGGTACGACGCAATGCCACGTTCTGCAGGGTAGTGCTAGCTGTGTCATATCGGTCAGGCCGGGGCAGACGATCAGTTTGCTGGCCCCGACAGGCTCCACCGGTGTCACCACGTCCGGACTACAATACCCGTTACAGGATGCAACGCTTGAAGTGGGTAGTACGTTAGGTCTGAGTAATGTGACTGAAGACAAGCAGGTTTGCGTTCGCCAGGGCAGTGGTACGCTGCTGGTACTTGTGAATAAAATTGCCTGA
- a CDS encoding lysozyme inhibitor LprI family protein, giving the protein MAGRGLLVTLVVFVLLLVNSGNAQAQSYDALVECTALSAEIDDIHICMDNYLDLMDDSMSRITEFLAESLSGEALGGLGSSQQAFKDYRRQNCLWYLNFSSPRQEAEQIAKNCLAHMSQQRLQELQSLARTEDTTGQVLRGFYVYGAERNSFQLCGSDERYWLEGEASLVGQAQQQYLNIVSSDLQVLYGAFAGTVDAEAQAPQGHQGVFDLAAIIELRVPTESDCRLPGETASTAFTAPAISAPTTVASTDSPVAPDPDSAEFPEEQLTAYFGAWLVDCTQTSAGRNCELNVRMVGPLQAPKAAMTIVREKAQRTSLEVTFDGREIDSPSRILWQVDSSLFGDIVGSEIRVDQSGTRQLVPASGYLAAEILPKLVRGTAFSLEVLASVDDDAGERYTGTLIGLTKAMAFADGFIRDGSS; this is encoded by the coding sequence ATGGCTGGCAGAGGATTACTGGTGACCCTGGTCGTGTTTGTGTTGCTACTGGTTAATAGCGGCAATGCACAGGCTCAAAGTTACGATGCGCTGGTCGAATGTACCGCGTTATCTGCCGAGATTGATGATATCCATATCTGTATGGATAACTACCTTGATCTCATGGATGACAGTATGTCGCGCATTACCGAGTTTCTGGCCGAATCGTTGTCAGGTGAAGCTCTGGGGGGGCTGGGGAGCTCACAGCAGGCTTTCAAGGATTATCGGCGGCAGAATTGTCTCTGGTATCTGAATTTTTCCTCGCCTCGTCAAGAGGCTGAGCAAATAGCCAAGAATTGCCTGGCTCATATGTCTCAGCAACGATTACAGGAGCTTCAGTCACTGGCCAGGACAGAGGACACCACAGGGCAGGTGCTTCGAGGGTTTTACGTGTACGGCGCCGAACGAAATTCATTTCAGCTCTGCGGTTCTGACGAACGCTACTGGCTAGAGGGTGAAGCGTCGCTGGTCGGGCAGGCTCAGCAGCAGTACCTGAACATAGTAAGTAGTGATCTACAGGTGCTGTACGGGGCTTTTGCCGGTACCGTTGACGCAGAAGCGCAAGCGCCCCAGGGTCATCAGGGTGTCTTTGATCTTGCCGCGATTATCGAGTTGCGAGTGCCTACTGAGTCCGATTGTCGTTTGCCCGGGGAAACTGCTTCAACGGCCTTCACTGCGCCGGCAATCAGTGCACCGACGACTGTCGCCAGCACAGATTCACCAGTGGCACCGGATCCTGATTCGGCTGAGTTTCCAGAAGAACAGTTGACGGCCTACTTCGGAGCCTGGTTGGTGGATTGCACTCAAACGAGCGCTGGCCGTAACTGTGAGCTGAATGTGCGTATGGTCGGACCGCTACAGGCACCAAAGGCGGCGATGACGATAGTGCGCGAGAAAGCTCAGAGAACGTCGCTTGAGGTGACGTTTGACGGTCGTGAAATAGATTCCCCCTCACGCATTCTCTGGCAGGTGGATTCATCGTTGTTTGGCGATATCGTTGGTTCCGAGATTCGGGTCGATCAGAGCGGTACGCGACAATTGGTACCTGCCAGTGGTTATCTTGCCGCGGAAATCTTGCCGAAGTTGGTACGAGGAACTGCCTTTTCTCTGGAAGTTCTGGCCTCTGTAGATGATGATGCCGGAGAGCGTTATACCGGTACTCTCATTGGGTTGACCAAGGCGATGGCCTTTGCTGATGGTTTTATCCGCGACGGTAGTTCGTGA